A genomic region of Thermodesulfovibrionales bacterium contains the following coding sequences:
- the fabD gene encoding ACP S-malonyltransferase: protein MKIAFVFPGQGSQHVGMGKEIHEGFPEAREVFQEASDALGYDVAGLCFSGPAEELNKTFRTQPSILTVSTAISRVLSGRGIKPSIVAGHSLGEYSALVASGVISFSVAVKLTEKRGAFMQEAVPEGRGLMAAILGLERRTVDEICLSLQSGYAAPANYNCPGQIVIAGERAAVEEAIIRAKEADARRAVPLSVSVPSHCRLMAAASERLGEILDTIEFRIPAVPLVNNADALILNAVENIKTSLVRQLNSPLLWEDTIRVIRDSGVETFVEVGPGRVLSGLIKRIVDGSKILNVEDIKSLDKTLTELTPST from the coding sequence ATGAAGATCGCCTTTGTCTTTCCCGGTCAAGGGTCACAGCATGTCGGCATGGGGAAGGAGATCCATGAGGGTTTTCCCGAGGCGAGGGAAGTCTTTCAGGAAGCTTCGGACGCTCTCGGGTATGATGTCGCCGGCCTCTGTTTTTCCGGTCCCGCCGAAGAACTGAACAAGACCTTCAGGACCCAGCCCTCCATTCTGACGGTGAGCACGGCGATATCGAGGGTGTTATCCGGCAGGGGGATTAAACCGTCTATTGTGGCGGGCCACAGCCTCGGGGAGTATTCGGCCCTCGTTGCGTCCGGTGTCATCTCATTTTCGGTCGCGGTGAAACTCACGGAAAAAAGGGGGGCATTCATGCAGGAGGCGGTTCCGGAGGGTAGGGGGCTCATGGCAGCCATCCTCGGACTCGAGAGAAGAACGGTCGACGAGATATGCCTTTCCCTGCAGTCAGGGTACGCAGCGCCGGCCAACTACAATTGCCCCGGACAGATCGTAATCGCCGGCGAAAGGGCTGCCGTGGAAGAGGCGATCATACGTGCGAAAGAGGCCGATGCCAGGAGGGCAGTGCCGCTGTCGGTCAGCGTTCCCTCCCACTGCAGATTAATGGCTGCGGCGTCCGAAAGACTTGGAGAAATACTCGATACCATCGAATTCAGGATCCCTGCGGTCCCCCTTGTGAATAACGCCGATGCCCTGATCCTCAATGCCGTGGAGAATATAAAAACCTCTCTTGTGCGCCAACTCAATAGTCCGCTTCTCTGGGAGGATACGATACGGGTGATCAGAGATTCTGGAGTCGAGACCTTTGTCGAGGTGGGGCCCGGAAGGGTTCTTTCCGGCCTCATAAAGCGGATTGTAGACGGTTCAAAAATTCTCAATGTGGAAGATATAAAGAGCCTCGATAAGACATTGACGGAACTGACTCCTTCCACCTGA